GCATTTCGTCGATCGAGGCAATGACCCACTTCCAGTCAATCTTCGGCTGACGCAGCGCGGCGCGCACCTTCCAGCCGGCGTTGTATTCCGTCATGCGGATGTGCCCGGCTTCCCGGTACCAGTCGTCCGCGCGGCTGTCCAGGTTCAGCGCGGCCACCAGCGCATACTGCCCGCGCACCCAGGCCAGGTTCGACTTGGCCATGGACTTGGACCATTCCGCGGACTTGGCCCATCGTGTTGCCTCATTTGAGAATGTTACCCGCGATTGGTTGTCGTTTGTTGCTCCGTTAACCCTGAGCCAGGCCGCCATGGCGGCCTGGCTCAGGGTTAGACGTCCGCTGAAGGTGCCCCAGCACCAGGGCATTCGCCCGCATTGCCCGCCAGTCCTTTATCCGACGCTGCAGGGTGCGCAGTTGCGTTGTGCCAACGTAGACGTCAGGCATCGTTGCCGCCAATCGTTCCATCAATTCCCTGGCGGTCGCTGCCGGCTCGCTCTCTAGCCAATATTCAATGAGCGGCCATGCCTGTTCGAACGGATCCGTACGGGTTCGCCACCAGTGATGAGCGCCGGCTTGCTTGCGGTGCGTAGGTCGAACTTCGCCATTCTGCCACGCCATTGTCAGGCTTTCCAAGAAGGTGGCTAGCGGTGGTACCGGTGGACATGCACCGACCACGCCGTGTGCCGCGAGATCGGCCAACGCACACTGCGCGGCTCGGATAGCCTGAAGCAATGCCACGGGATCCAAGCGAACAAATTGCGTACGCAGCGTGGCTTTGACCTCTTCATCAACCTCTTCCATTGCCAGCAAGCGTTCACAAGGCGTCTTGGGCGTGTAGTAGGTCTTGCTGACACGGGCGCCGTCTCGCCGCTTGGACTTGAGCTTGAACGACGGCTGAAAGAAATTGATGTAGAGGCGCGAGACGGCGTACAGTTCGGCCAGCGCCTGGGTTGCCGGCACGCCGCTTAGCCGGCCATACCCTACAAGGCGCCGGACGATGGAGCCGTTCTTCTGCTCGACCCAGGCCTGATCGTTTTTCTTGTAGGCGCGCGAGCGCGTAAGTTCGAGATCATGTCCGCAGCAATAATCGAAGACCGTCTGATTCATGAACGCGCTGTCGTTATCGGTGTCGATACCCCGCATCGCAAAGGGTAAATCGGCGGCCGCCTTGATAAGGCCTTGCACAACCAAAGATTGATTACGCACGGGTAAAGCCACGCACTCAGTCCAGCCGGTGGCTATGTCGGTAAGCACCAAACTGTGCACGAAGTTCCCATCCTGCTTGGGCCCACCGCAATGCTCGACCATATCCACCTCGAAATAGCCTGGCGCGGGATCGCGCCAATCAGCAAACGTGCGTACGGGAACGCTACGACGAATGGCAGAACCAACACCGGTTCGGCGTCGGCGTTGCCCGTCGATTTGCTCGCGTGTCTTGCGTAAGATCCGGTCAATGGTTGCTGCGCTGATACTGAGCAGCTTGTCCTTGACGAGCGGATCCAGGCTCAAATGCCCGTGGCGTTCCATGGCTTCAATTAAGATCGGGATGAGCTCTTTTAATCGTTTACTGCATATCCGATCTCCTGCTTCCCACAGTACGATCAGTGCTTGGCGCACGGCTTCGTCGTATACACGGTTGCGAACAGATGGCGAGGCGCACACCCCCGGCGCGCATCCCAGAATGCGAATGGCGTATTTACGATGGTATCCCGTGAGTGCGACGAACTCGTCAAGGAGATGCCTCTTCTCGGCGGGCGGCGCATTGCAGTAGCGCTG
The Bordetella genomosp. 11 DNA segment above includes these coding regions:
- a CDS encoding DDE-type integrase/transposase/recombinase, with amino-acid sequence MQLRPSTRNRQRYCNAPPAEKRHLLDEFVALTGYHRKYAIRILGCAPGVCASPSVRNRVYDEAVRQALIVLWEAGDRICSKRLKELIPILIEAMERHGHLSLDPLVKDKLLSISAATIDRILRKTREQIDGQRRRRTGVGSAIRRSVPVRTFADWRDPAPGYFEVDMVEHCGGPKQDGNFVHSLVLTDIATGWTECVALPVRNQSLVVQGLIKAAADLPFAMRGIDTDNDSAFMNQTVFDYCCGHDLELTRSRAYKKNDQAWVEQKNGSIVRRLVGYGRLSGVPATQALAELYAVSRLYINFFQPSFKLKSKRRDGARVSKTYYTPKTPCERLLAMEEVDEEVKATLRTQFVRLDPVALLQAIRAAQCALADLAAHGVVGACPPVPPLATFLESLTMAWQNGEVRPTHRKQAGAHHWWRTRTDPFEQAWPLIEYWLESEPAATARELMERLAATMPDVYVGTTQLRTLQRRIKDWRAMRANALVLGHLQRTSNPEPGRHGGLAQG